A region of the Salmo trutta chromosome 40, fSalTru1.1, whole genome shotgun sequence genome:
GCAAAGTATACTCCAGAGGAATCTGGGGGGGGGTTGTGCTTTACCATCTCCGCTACAGCCACCACGTTTACAAGAGTATTTACATGCAACAATGTTTTATTACTCATTTAATATATATGAAACGGTAATGATGTCAAAACTAGTATATGCAAGGGTAATTACAGGGGCAATCCTGTGGTCACTCACTTTTCCTCAAAAGAgccattgttcatgtttcttcCAGCCACATCTGAAAAGACAGAGAGAACCCAGAGAGCAGTGAGATTCAAAGGCAGACAGACACTAAGACAAATAGACAAAGAGTAAGCGAGGGAGGGAGTGCCATTTTCCTTGGCATTGGTGCACAGCTGAGGATCCAGAAGGGTGTCTTCACAGACATAAATCCTTCCCCAAGGTGCTCCCGAACAAGATCTGGCAGTCCTCTCAGATAGACACAGTCCTCCCCACTGCAGTTAAATACAGGAAAACCCCTCTGACAAACATACCTCCAAATCAACACTAATAGTTTAATATTGGGTTTCACATGAGCCTGAGTTGTTTACCAGTACCCCTCAGGGTACCTCGCCTATCCACAGGAGGCACTTAGGAAGAGTCATAAGAACATAGGCCTAATGATTGGCTGCAGATGATGAGGCAAGACGGAGTACTTCGGCAGAGTGAAATGTGATTGGGGGTACAgctaacaaaaacaaatgttgagACCAACTGGTTTATAATATTAAATCATTTAGTGGGTGCTTAtattgtcctatttcacacatgtaaaaGTGTTTATTATACACGTGTGAATTGgagatgtgtttttttgcatatcccaactccccctgagacacccttaaagagtggggtcacggccagggtcactaTTGTCCATcgcccctggagcaattagggttaagtgccttactcaacAGCACATGGACCAATTtctcaccttgtcagctcagagatttaaactagcaacctttcgtttactagctctggctcaatgctctaatcgctaggctacctgcaccctAGTCTGTTTCCACTGAAACATTTGCTGATGGAAATAAAGATCCTGCAACATTAGCATGTTTATGCTATGAGGATCACGTACCCTACACGGTATGATTGTCCACACACCGCATCTGCAGAACTGAACACACATGAGAATTGCATGTCATGACTTTTGTAACTGGTCACTCTCTATATTACTTTATCAGTATGGTAAATGTATACTGTAACCCAAGGTGTTGGCTAATACAGttatatctaatgtagtatgcaGTACATATTGCACTGTTTCTCTCTGTGATATACATGGCACACTAAGGGCCTGGTGAATCAGCACGCATGTGGATCTGGTTTTGAAAAGACTCTTGGTGCTTCCTTCCTAGTGACATTTTTCAGTAAGCTTAAGTCTGTCTCTCCCTAGAGgctctttctatccctctattTCTTATGCTTAAATTCTAGCTCTCTCTCACCCACTGTCTCTTTTGGATGTAATGTGTAAGTAAACAGTAGAGAGATGTAAACTACTCTATAAACAATCAATAAAAGTGATATGACAAGTTGTGTTGTTTTTGGTGTTGGATAAACTAACAACTAGTTCAGCTGTGAGATCATCATACTGTACTCTTCTGCCCATTTTCAGAGAAAATACTGCCAATCCACTGACGTCAGATGGCAATAATAATATCTGTATTAGTTCAGACTTTTCACACATGCTGCAGACAGATTCTCTGGGCAAGTTCTCCTCCGTAGAAAGCATCACTATCCAAGACTGAGCCAGTATAAACGACTTGGTAATGTTTTTTAGTGGTTGTAAAATATCCATTAGGTGAAGCGTTTTGCGCCCTTGTCCAATTTCCTCTCTTATACAACATTAACATAAAAAGGGTTGTGTTCATTTGTTTTTTAAGGGGTTTCAGACTCTTTTCAGTGTTCTCTACACACATTTTAATGCTCTTTGGGACAACTTTCTCTAAATTAATCCAAACTAATCTCAATAATAATGAAATGTACAGAGATGGATAGTCATAGATATGGCTTAACCAGGAGTTTACAAGATTAAGTTGTTTTTAATAGCCTACTGTATGTGAGATTTAAAACATATAGAAGAACTAGGGAATcctcattaaataaatattttactATCTATTCTGGTAGATGAAATGCACAGTTTCTTCACAAATGTGAACCGTCATTCAGGGTGTCAAAGAAGTCAGTGCCAACTGTTATTTTACACTCAGCCTCTGCTACCACCACATAAAGAAAACCATACAACCATAGTCTGGCTTCATAACCACACAGGCTACCTCAACTATGATAATGGAACATCAAGTTGGCTCCTAAGTAGTCTAGTTGCTGCCATGTTGCACACCTTTTACATGGAAAgcgtatgttttttttcttcattatgGGCAACTACTTAGGGGATATCCAAACCAGGAAATACAGTAGCATTACATTAGTTTATGTAACAATTGCACAAatgaaattaaaaatatatatcagaTGAACCTGTAGCAATCTTCTCAATGCATCACACATAGATTATGataatgacaaaaaaaacatgtatgaatATTACCTTCTTAAAAAGGGGTGTGTCTCCTTTTCCAGCTTTAGAGCAATGCAAGCTATGGACAACAACGCACACAATCAAAGCAAAACTCTAAATTCAACAATGTGTCATAAAATAAATTAACTTACCGGGAAAAGGTGCCACAATTATTCTCAACGCTTAACTATCCACCGGTCTCTGCGCATGGTCTTGAATTAATGCTACAAAGAGAAGCTCCTTCACACACTCAactttacttttttttttcttctacagGAAGTTCTTTCCAGATGTTTCTAATCTTGTTCACCCATGGAAAGCTCCGCGGGTGCCACATGCCTTCTTGTAGATAATTCTTGAGATTGCGTTACACTCTACAATAGCAACTGTGCTTACTAAATTATTTCTCATAGGATGCATGTATAGCTTACCTTTACATGTTTTAGCCTATTGTAAAAAGAAAAGTAGATCTATAGGCCTACAATTGAATAACTTTACTATATAGGCCTACATAATTTGTGGCAACTACCATTGCAAGCAGAAGTTATTATTTACAAAGTCTAAATCAACCTATGCATTTTCATTCAATAGAAGTTATTTTGAGAGTAATGAATATCAAAAACTACAAGCCCCACTGCACAGTTCTGCTACAGGCTACTGGACGATCAGAGTGTATTACCGAATTTCTTGCAGGAACATACTGCAAGCTATTTTAGCCCATAGCCTATGGTAGAACAGTGTTGTGCATTGCTTTAACGCATTATTGTCAGGATTAAGTTCACATTTCCTGTCTTTTGAGTTTTTACGGTAAAAAGTAGAGTAGAACTCAATTGAAATGTGTAGGCGTTTGGTTGACCAACAATTTAACCTACTTGTCACCATTTAACCTACTTGTCACCCTAGCTTCTGATCAGATACATCATCAAGCTATTTTAGCAGTTTAAACGGTGTCAAATAGTTAATTTTATTTCATTATATGTTCAATGGATGATGAGAACGCATTGAAATATTTAATCAAGCTTACCCAGGATGGCGAATTGTGCACACTTAAAAAAGAACTTGGTGGCAACATTGTTGCACATTTTGTCAACAAAAAACATTTCGGGAAATCGGGTGATACATTGTTGCATTATGCCGCGCGTCATGGCCACTTGGACATTGTGCAATTTTTAGTAAAAGAGATTGGGATGGACATAGAGCTTTACAATACCGACTACAAAAGAGCTCTGCATGAAGCTGCGTCCATGGGACAGCGGGAGTGTTTGAGCTATCTGCTCACTGAAGGAGCCAAAGTAGACTGCTTAAAAAAGGCTGATTGGTGAGACACACATTAACACGCAAGCCATGTGCAAACATTAAGACAACGTTattctatatatattttattacattttcaaGTGTATTTTAGGAAAAGATGTAttgaaaaacacatttgtttCTCCGCTTTTTATCCCCttcgatagctcagttggtagagcggaggactgtagaGGCTAAATGCTgaaatccttaggtcgctggttcaaatccggctcgAAGGAAAATATTTTCTTTGGCCCATGTCATATCAATTCGAAGTTTTTTCGCCATGTGCATAAATGCTTACTCGCTAACTCTCCTCAACAATGCATTTAAATATCAATCAAGAATCAAATGCCAAgtccaaaaataataataaagtaatAAAACTCGTTGTGAGATGTACGCAATAGAATAAATagtatgatttaaaaaataatatatgtCCAATTATGATGACTGTTATATAAGTAGTAAAGTGAGAAGTAACTTGGTATAGCAGCTTAAAAATATATAGTAATAATAACTAGCAACAGCAGTGGTGaccctgtgtgcgtgtgtgtcatgtATACCAAATAACAAATGAGTTGTTCTAAGATTCAATTAAAGTTCTGGTTTCAATTGATCATATAGGTACTGATTTATTGAATGACCAGAGTCAAATTCATTAGAGAGCAAATGGAAGCAATCGGCTGAAACGGGGAAGGACAACCAGAATTTGTCAAATAAGAGAGGCTTGTTTTTTTCAGTTGCTAAACGTTTTGCTACCTTGTGCACTAACGAATAGGATCATGCTTTTTCTGAGCACGTGTATCTCCCttcgatagctcagttggtagagcggaggactgtagaGGTTGACTGCTGAgatccttaggtcgctggttcaaatccggctcgAAGGAAATTTTTTAATAGGTCCATGTAATATCACTGTGCCTGCATTGTGTACCATTATCAACACACTACTATGAATATAACAAATCATTAAATACTACACAAAATTGGGGTGGGAGGGtgagtaaaaaaaattatatattgaTTGTATTGCCTTTGTGACCCAATAAAAACAATTGTTCACCAAAAAAATTACCTCACAAAATGCAACATACGTGAATTGAGATATGTGCAATTCTGGTCCACCATCGTGACCCACCTCTACTTTCAGGACCCCTCTGATGATGGCCTGCACCCGGAGGAACCTGGGTGTGATCCAGGAACTGCTGTCCCACGAGGCCGATCCCACGCTGAAGAACAAGGACGGCTGGAACTCCTTCCACATCGCCTGCAGGGAGGGAGACCCAGCGGTcatacagcacctcctactggccAACCCGGAAGTCTGGAGGACAGAGAGCAAGACGCTGAGGACTCCTCTGCACACTGCAGGTAATCACAGAGCTAACAAATCAGACATGTCACAGGTCTGGACATATTCACAGGTATTTTGAACAATatgcataaaatatattttttctggtTCATTACCCCTTCTCTGTCTATTCTCTGTTCCTACAGCGATGCACGGCTGTGAAGAAGTGGTCAGCATCTTGGTACAGaggtgtgtttgtctatgtttgtgtgtgtgtgagaggcggTATGAATTAGGATATGTCTCAGAGGATTTACATACTTGTGAGAAGGCATGTTAGAGTGTCAGTGTTGAGGCTCTGTGTGTTAATGTGATTATGTGTAATTGTGTGTGGGTGTAGCGCTAACTGACCCTCACTTCTCTGTTTACAGGTGTGGTTATGTTCCGGATGGCAGGGACAGCTGTGGGGTCACTCCCTTTATGGATGCAGTGAGGAACGGACACATATCTGTGGCCAAACTACTGCTGGAGAAGCACCAGGTACACTGGAGACTCTGAAGGAAAATAACATTTCCATCTATCAAAACATATCTGAGATAACTGAAATTTGCACCAAAAAATCAACTTGTCTGTATCTCACTTAAATTCCACCATAGTCCCCTTGGGAAAATGAATCCACCTCAGCCACTCCAgtagccctgcacattgaataagatactgacctgtatatacttgTATTCTCGTGTGTCACACAGGCCTCTCCGACTGCAGCAGACATCCTGGGGGCCCAGCCGGTGCACCATGTTGCTGTCACAGCCCAGGAGGAGGCGCTAGAGTTCCTAGTGAGGGACCTCGGAGTGGACGTGAACCAGACAGCCACTGACATGCAGCTCACTTCCCTGCACTACGCTGCCAAGGTTTGCTCTATTCTGTAAACGTCTATTATCAGGCCTATCCTTTACATAAAGGCAAATTGTGTGCATAATATTATATCATGCCTGATATTTTATATTTTCAGGAGGGCCACACAAGCACAATCAAAACACTCCTCACATTAGGAGCAGACCTTCACGTCAGGGACAAAAAGGGAAGAACAGGTACTGTAGAGaaatggttcccaaactgtggggcgaGGGGTTGGCAGGGGGGGCACTGGTTCCCCCCCTCAAAAgtatattattacattttttttaaatgaactcaATCCGGCTTTAAACTGAAAGTtttaatagtagaatgcacaagatGTAATTtcaaaattgggtagtgcatcatcagttcctcttgtcatgttagtctTCGCATACcttagagctatttataacttgtcaaaatgtccaaatcaactagcccatgtcagctaaagtTTTTAAAATTTATTTATCACATGAATACATATTAAACATgggaaaatgtatagaattgcaagaaaatttgctttaagACTGCAAAgtttctttgcaccccatgacaaaatgtgtagaattgcacaaaataagctttaaacctgcaacattctctccaccaacaagagtggtgtgaacagtttgtatcatgaacagtgcttgtgcagGGGTGGCGCGGGATGTTTCCCAATGCTGGaagagtgaaaaagtttgggaacccccgTGTAGAGGCTGAATGCTGTATAATTATACATTATGATAATTGCACTTTACTTGTAGCAATATACTTTAATCAAAACAACTGATTGGAGGCCAAATCTGTATTTGTGCAACAAGAAAAACTGGAAATGTAAGTTTACATAATACAGGGAACAGGATGTGTTCTAATTACATAACTTCTGTCTTGCGTATGCAAGTAGTTCTGGCACTAGACCCAATTCTCAAACcactctatttaaaaaaaaaaaattgtactttctacttaactaggcaagtcagttaagaacaaattcttatttcaatgacggcctaggaacagtggattaactgccttgtacaggggtagaaagacagatttttaccttatcagcttggggatttgatcttgcaaccttttggttattagtccaacgctccAGCCTCATATAGTCACAAGTACAGTTGATCTTGAATGCAGGTCATTGAATCCTGCCCTTGGGCACCCTGTGTTAGGGGTCATCACAggtccaaaaagttggacccGTTCCAAAATGGATCTGGGGCTTTCCCACCCGACCTGATATGCATAAAGTAATTTTCAaaaaacctgttcagatcagagagtagaaagagagaaagaaacctCAGACTGGGCATTGCCAGCTCCATCAATAAAAGAGTGATATTGGCGAAATGATCCACATTTAGGCCCTATGTGTCCTTAAAAACTGCCTATTACAAATTACAAAAAAACTATTTGTTGTGTTTCGATGGGTAGCATATTCAAAACTTCATAGCCTATTGTTTCAATGGTTTTTACTGTCCTCAAACATTAACTGTCCAACTCACCGTTTAACTGTTGGAGATTTGAGCGCTAAATgcatcagggcattgcatgcatACAGGCCTAGACGTCCACTAGAAAAGCTTAGGCcctagagagaaagatagagatatgCTGGCGCCATGTTCCCAACACCGACATGCATTTCTTTATACTTGTCAGAGGGAACTTAATTTGGCCAACAAAAAAACACTTGTTGCATATTTAAAGAACTGGTTTAAACCTTTACAAACGTTTTTAACAGACTAGGCCTATATTGTAGCAACTACCTATCAAATGACAGCAATAGGCTAGAGCTATTTATTTTAGAACAGGAATACTTTTAACCTATGTTAAACTAAACA
Encoded here:
- the LOC115179974 gene encoding LOW QUALITY PROTEIN: ankyrin repeat domain-containing protein 16-like (The sequence of the model RefSeq protein was modified relative to this genomic sequence to represent the inferred CDS: inserted 1 base in 1 codon), producing MANCAHLKKNLVATLLHILSXKKHFGKSGDTLLHYAARHGHLDIVQFLVKEIGMDIELYNTDYKRALHEAASMGQRECLSYLLTEGAKVDCLKKADWTPLMMACTRRNLGVIQELLSHEADPTLKNKDGWNSFHIACREGDPAVIQHLLLANPEVWRTESKTLRTPLHTAAMHGCEEVVSILVQRCGYVPDGRDSCGVTPFMDAVRNGHISVAKLLLEKHQASPTAADILGAQPVHHVAVTAQEEALEFLVRDLGVDVNQTATDMQLTSLHYAAKEGHTSTIKTLLTLGADLHVRDKKGRTALHMACTGQHAEAVRTLLQLGLVDMVDASGTTAQQLAKKTDVLRVFDCDLT